In the Candidatus Bathyarchaeota archaeon genome, one interval contains:
- a CDS encoding DegT/DnrJ/EryC1/StrS family aminotransferase, translating into MDKLAINGGPPISERRIAIAKPVFDEKTIQDVEEVIRSGYLRQGPKTKLFEDNFAERVGAKYAYAVYTGTAALHVSYLSVVKPGDEIIVPSFTFFATASMAIHSNAVPVFADIDPGTFLIDTEDVKEKITTKTKAIVPVHLFGNAADMDALSDISDDHDIKIISDSAQAHGTEYAGRDLGSYDDLNCYSFYPSKTLTTGEGGMVTTNDKEFDKIGRLLRSHGDNSRYHHVMMGLNYRMSDIMGAIGVNQLSRLDEFLETRRHLGNKYLEGVSKISGITPQKVGSKVNHAYSYFSSVLELDELKCTRDEFVEAVNAENIDCAVHYPMPLNVQPAILDIMEPAPCPVSENVSARIFSLPMHAELTNADLETILRGVEKVVSHYQK; encoded by the coding sequence ATGGATAAACTGGCCATCAATGGGGGCCCACCGATTTCGGAGAGACGGATCGCGATCGCAAAGCCTGTATTCGATGAGAAGACCATCCAAGATGTTGAAGAGGTCATCAGATCAGGGTATTTGAGGCAAGGCCCAAAGACAAAGCTCTTCGAGGACAATTTTGCAGAGAGGGTTGGGGCGAAATATGCATATGCGGTCTATACTGGAACGGCTGCTTTACATGTTTCATATCTATCCGTCGTCAAGCCGGGGGATGAGATTATAGTGCCCTCGTTCACTTTCTTCGCAACCGCCAGCATGGCAATCCATTCAAATGCTGTACCAGTCTTCGCAGATATCGACCCTGGGACGTTCCTCATTGATACCGAAGACGTGAAAGAAAAGATCACGACCAAGACGAAAGCGATAGTCCCGGTCCACCTATTTGGGAACGCTGCTGACATGGACGCCCTATCAGACATCTCAGATGACCATGACATCAAAATAATCAGCGACTCCGCCCAAGCCCATGGAACCGAGTACGCCGGGAGAGACCTAGGCTCCTATGACGATCTCAACTGCTACAGCTTCTACCCGTCAAAGACCCTCACCACCGGAGAAGGGGGGATGGTCACCACCAACGATAAAGAGTTCGACAAGATCGGTCGCCTCCTAAGGAGCCACGGGGATAACAGTCGATACCACCACGTCATGATGGGGCTCAATTACAGGATGAGCGACATCATGGGGGCCATCGGCGTCAACCAACTCTCCAGACTCGACGAATTCCTCGAGACACGGAGGCATCTGGGTAACAAATATCTCGAAGGAGTCTCAAAGATAAGCGGGATCACCCCACAAAAAGTCGGGTCAAAAGTCAACCACGCCTACAGTTACTTTTCCTCGGTCCTCGAGCTGGATGAACTCAAGTGCACCAGAGACGAGTTCGTAGAGGCCGTGAACGCGGAGAACATCGACTGCGCAGTCCACTACCCGATGCCGTTGAACGTTCAGCCTGCGATACTTGACATCATGGAGCCTGCACCCTGCCCAGTCTCTGAGAATGTCTCCGCTAGAATATTCTCGCTTCCGATGCACGCTGAATTGACGAATGCAGACCTTGAGACCATCCTTAGAGGAGTTGAAAAGGTGGTCTCCCATTATCAAAAATAG
- a CDS encoding acyltransferase, whose amino-acid sequence MNHVGKNVKLGDNVRMWHFTYIGDGAEIRDNTKIGSLVHIDYGVKIGRDCKIEGNAYIPPLTVIGNGVFVGPGVVFTNDPFPMSPKMVGVTVEDGAVICAGAVLKAGIRIGARSVVGMGSVVTRDVPPDVVVYGNPARIRYSIDEFNEKKGEWEKDYSTEPHFM is encoded by the coding sequence ATGAATCATGTCGGGAAGAATGTTAAGCTGGGCGACAACGTCAGAATGTGGCATTTCACATATATAGGGGACGGCGCCGAGATCAGAGACAACACCAAGATTGGGAGCCTCGTCCACATAGATTACGGTGTCAAGATCGGTAGGGACTGCAAGATAGAGGGGAACGCCTACATTCCGCCTCTCACGGTGATCGGGAACGGGGTCTTCGTGGGTCCTGGAGTGGTATTTACCAATGACCCGTTCCCCATGTCTCCCAAGATGGTGGGGGTCACAGTCGAGGATGGCGCTGTCATATGTGCTGGTGCTGTCCTTAAAGCCGGGATCAGGATTGGAGCACGCTCCGTGGTGGGGATGGGCTCTGTAGTCACGAGGGATGTCCCACCAGATGTGGTGGTCTACGGAAATCCCGCCAGGATCAGGTACTCTATAGATGAGTTCAACGAAAAAAAGGGTGAATGGGAGAAAGACTACTCCACCGAACCCCATTTTATGTAA